A region of Methanomicrobium sp. W14 DNA encodes the following proteins:
- the uvrA gene encoding excinuclease ABC subunit UvrA encodes MDSIIIRGAREHNLRDITLELPRDKLIVITGVSGSGKSTLAFDTIYAEGQRRYVESLSAYARQFLGLMNKPDVDSIDGLSPAISIEQKTTSKNPRSTVGTVTEIYDYLRLLFARTGTPFCPVHNIVIESRSPEMIADAISSEYKGTVTILSPKVRQKKGTYPYILKDLNSQGFSRARVDGNIVKTDGEINLERYVKHDIEIVVDRLDPGDDRSRLVEAVETALENSEGLVIVLPEKGEEKIYSSKLACPICGFSYDELQPRMFSFNSPFGACPECNGLGIKMEFDPDLIIPDKSKSLSEGAVAMYRNFLDGYRVQYLASVAKHYGFDIFTPVKDLTKEQYNALMFGSDDVLRFNLKNREGDTSWSHNGRWEGLLPQASRLYGQTKSEYRRKELEKFMKVSKCPKCGGKRLNEKALSVKVSGKSIVDVTDLPVSDCLKFFDSLKLSKKDEEIAKQVLKEIKSRLKFLEEVGLGYLTLSRNAGTLSGGEAQRIRLATQIGSNLMGVLYVLDEPSIGLHQRDNHRLIETLQKLRDLGNTLVVVEHDEDTIREADYVVDMGPGAGVNGGYVVSSGTPDDIEKDDKSLTGMYLSGKEKIDIPKKRRKSKSFIHITGCRENNLKSVDADIPLGLFTVVTGVSGSGKSTLIYDTLYPALSARINRSKAEGGKFDDLSFDRPVDKVIVIDQSPIGRTPRSNPATYTKVFDEIRGIFAETKEAKIRGYKPGRFSFNVKGGRCETCCGDGVIKIEMNFLPDVYVECEECKGKRYNSETLEVKYKGKSISDVLNMTVEEAASLFENHPSVKNKLETLCRVGLGYLKLGQSSTTLSGGEAQRIKLTRELSKRATGKTVYLLDEPTTGLHFHDVKKLIGVLNSLVEKGNTVVVIEHNMDMIKSADYIIDLGPEGGDLGGKIIATGTPEEIAKDKISYTGHFLAQILNKK; translated from the coding sequence ATGGACTCAATAATAATACGGGGAGCAAGGGAGCATAACCTCCGGGACATTACCCTTGAACTCCCGAGAGACAAGCTAATCGTAATCACGGGAGTATCGGGCTCCGGAAAATCCACACTCGCTTTTGACACAATTTATGCGGAAGGGCAGAGAAGGTACGTTGAGTCACTGTCTGCTTATGCACGTCAGTTCCTTGGCCTTATGAACAAACCTGACGTCGACTCAATAGACGGCCTGTCCCCTGCGATATCAATAGAGCAGAAGACGACATCAAAAAATCCCAGGAGCACTGTCGGGACAGTCACTGAAATATACGATTACCTGCGTCTTTTGTTTGCAAGGACAGGTACGCCCTTTTGTCCCGTTCATAATATAGTCATAGAATCCAGGTCACCAGAGATGATAGCGGACGCCATATCCTCGGAATATAAGGGCACTGTAACAATACTGTCGCCGAAAGTCCGCCAGAAAAAAGGAACATACCCGTATATCTTAAAAGACCTGAACAGCCAGGGTTTTTCAAGGGCAAGAGTCGACGGTAATATAGTGAAAACCGACGGTGAGATAAACCTTGAAAGATATGTCAAGCATGACATCGAGATAGTAGTCGACCGTCTCGACCCCGGAGACGACAGATCAAGGCTTGTCGAAGCGGTTGAAACAGCACTGGAAAACTCAGAGGGTCTTGTAATCGTTCTTCCTGAAAAAGGGGAAGAAAAAATATATTCGTCAAAACTTGCATGTCCTATATGCGGTTTTTCATACGATGAACTCCAGCCCAGAATGTTCTCGTTCAACAGTCCTTTCGGTGCATGCCCTGAATGCAACGGACTTGGAATAAAAATGGAGTTTGATCCAGACCTCATCATTCCTGACAAAAGCAAATCGCTCTCGGAAGGTGCTGTTGCAATGTACAGGAATTTCCTCGACGGCTATCGTGTCCAGTACCTTGCATCGGTAGCGAAACATTACGGGTTTGACATATTCACCCCCGTAAAAGACCTGACAAAAGAACAGTACAACGCTCTTATGTTCGGGTCAGACGATGTCCTCCGGTTTAACCTGAAAAACAGGGAGGGGGACACGTCATGGTCGCACAACGGAAGGTGGGAAGGCCTTCTGCCGCAGGCGTCACGCCTGTACGGCCAGACAAAATCAGAATACCGCAGAAAGGAGCTTGAGAAATTTATGAAAGTCTCCAAGTGCCCAAAATGCGGGGGAAAACGCCTTAATGAAAAGGCACTTTCCGTAAAGGTATCCGGAAAATCAATAGTCGACGTAACCGACCTCCCGGTCTCCGACTGCCTGAAATTTTTTGACAGCTTAAAACTAAGCAAAAAAGATGAAGAAATTGCAAAACAGGTATTAAAGGAGATAAAATCGCGCCTGAAGTTTCTTGAAGAGGTAGGTCTCGGGTACCTCACCCTGTCCCGGAACGCAGGGACTCTTTCAGGCGGAGAAGCACAGAGAATACGCCTTGCGACACAGATAGGATCAAACCTTATGGGTGTTTTGTATGTGCTCGACGAACCTTCAATAGGTCTCCACCAGCGCGACAACCACAGGCTTATTGAAACGCTTCAGAAGCTGCGTGACCTCGGCAACACGCTTGTCGTGGTCGAACACGACGAGGACACTATCAGGGAAGCCGACTATGTCGTTGATATGGGCCCCGGGGCCGGAGTAAACGGGGGTTATGTCGTATCAAGCGGTACTCCGGATGATATTGAAAAAGATGACAAGTCACTTACCGGCATGTACCTCTCAGGCAAAGAAAAAATAGATATTCCCAAAAAAAGAAGGAAAAGCAAATCATTTATTCATATCACAGGGTGCCGGGAGAACAACCTGAAGTCGGTTGATGCAGATATCCCGTTAGGCCTTTTTACTGTGGTTACGGGAGTCTCCGGGAGCGGAAAGTCGACCCTTATATATGACACGCTTTATCCTGCGCTTTCAGCCAGAATAAACAGATCAAAGGCAGAAGGTGGTAAATTTGACGACCTCTCTTTTGACAGACCCGTGGACAAGGTAATAGTCATTGATCAAAGTCCTATCGGAAGAACCCCGCGTTCAAACCCGGCAACATACACCAAAGTATTCGACGAGATAAGGGGCATATTTGCGGAGACAAAAGAAGCCAAGATCAGGGGATACAAACCAGGGAGGTTTTCCTTCAATGTCAAAGGGGGAAGGTGCGAGACCTGCTGTGGGGACGGCGTCATAAAAATCGAGATGAACTTTCTTCCCGACGTCTACGTTGAGTGCGAGGAATGCAAAGGAAAACGCTACAATTCCGAGACACTTGAGGTGAAATACAAAGGAAAATCAATATCCGACGTTTTGAACATGACGGTCGAAGAAGCGGCATCGCTATTCGAGAATCACCCTTCCGTTAAAAACAAGCTTGAAACCCTGTGCAGGGTGGGACTAGGATACCTTAAACTCGGCCAGAGTTCGACAACCCTTTCAGGCGGGGAAGCACAGAGGATTAAACTGACGCGTGAGCTGTCGAAACGTGCAACAGGAAAAACTGTATATCTCCTTGACGAGCCTACGACAGGGCTTCACTTTCACGATGTAAAAAAACTAATAGGCGTCTTAAACTCTCTTGTTGAAAAGGGAAACACAGTTGTCGTAATAGAGCACAACATGGACATGATAAAGTCGGCGGATTACATAATTGACCTCGGTCCCGAAGGTGGAGACCTTGGAGGTAAAATTATTGCGACAGGAACACCTGAAGAAATTGCAAAGGACAAAATAAGTTATACAGGGCATTTTCTGGCGCAGATACTGAATAAGAAATAA
- the uvrC gene encoding excinuclease ABC subunit UvrC translates to MTDLSVIPNEPGCYLHKDEDGKVIYVGKAKNLKKRVSSYFNRNITDPKTKALVKSISTTDFIVTGNEVEAFILENNLIKRYQPKYNIDLKDSKSYAYIRLSGDKFPSIGIARKKTGTGEVFGPFVSAKERDYVLSVVKKTFKLRSCRRMSKRGCLRAHIGTCSAPCMKKISADDYSSQVKKASSVLRGNTKEMIKSLEYEMEEKAESLDFENAIQLRDQAAALGHLAERQHISSKKLTDEDVINFSERDGVIYLMLFSVYKGCLAEKQEFIFDDGDEALEEFIIQYYSENEPPFELILPVSTGSTLEDFLSEKKGRKVKVTVPLKGDKKILLDLVLHNVKTVFFGGEIKVSELKKRLHLPENPDVIECFDISHLSGTNTVGSMVQFRYGRPDKRNYRRFRIKTVDKIDDFASIAEVVKRRYSRLKNEGDTYPDLIIIDGGKGQLSAAKGALDEVGVKIPLISVAKKEEEIFVPGFSHPLPLKRTEKASLFIQEIRDEAHRFAITYNRLLKSKEIEEDK, encoded by the coding sequence ATGACAGACCTCTCGGTAATCCCGAACGAACCGGGGTGCTACCTGCATAAAGATGAAGACGGAAAGGTAATCTACGTAGGCAAGGCCAAAAACCTGAAGAAGCGTGTGTCCAGTTACTTCAACAGGAACATCACCGACCCCAAGACAAAGGCGCTTGTAAAATCAATATCCACTACCGATTTCATAGTCACAGGAAATGAGGTTGAAGCGTTTATCCTGGAAAACAACCTCATAAAAAGGTACCAGCCTAAATACAACATCGATCTAAAAGACTCAAAAAGCTATGCCTATATAAGACTGTCAGGCGACAAATTTCCTTCAATCGGAATCGCAAGAAAAAAGACAGGGACAGGAGAGGTCTTCGGGCCGTTCGTATCCGCAAAAGAAAGAGATTATGTGTTATCAGTTGTAAAAAAGACGTTTAAGCTTCGTTCCTGCAGGAGGATGTCCAAAAGAGGATGTCTGAGGGCTCATATCGGCACGTGCAGTGCACCGTGCATGAAAAAAATTTCCGCTGATGACTATAGTTCACAGGTAAAAAAGGCCTCGTCGGTTCTACGCGGAAACACAAAAGAGATGATTAAAAGCCTTGAATACGAGATGGAGGAGAAGGCAGAGTCACTTGACTTTGAAAATGCGATACAGCTCCGCGACCAGGCCGCGGCACTGGGACATTTGGCCGAGAGGCAGCATATCAGCAGCAAAAAACTAACTGACGAAGATGTAATCAATTTTTCGGAAAGAGACGGCGTAATATACCTGATGCTCTTTTCGGTATACAAAGGCTGCCTTGCAGAAAAACAGGAATTTATATTTGATGACGGCGATGAGGCGCTTGAAGAATTCATAATACAGTATTACTCGGAAAATGAGCCGCCTTTTGAACTTATCCTTCCTGTTTCAACCGGTTCAACGCTTGAAGATTTTCTGTCGGAGAAAAAGGGCAGAAAGGTGAAGGTTACAGTCCCCCTGAAAGGAGACAAGAAAATTCTTCTTGACCTTGTTTTGCACAATGTCAAAACCGTCTTCTTCGGCGGGGAGATTAAAGTAAGTGAACTTAAAAAACGTCTCCATCTCCCTGAAAATCCGGACGTAATAGAATGCTTTGATATATCTCATCTTTCAGGAACAAATACCGTAGGTTCGATGGTACAGTTCAGGTACGGGCGCCCTGACAAAAGGAACTACAGGCGTTTCAGGATAAAAACAGTGGATAAGATAGACGATTTCGCTTCAATTGCAGAGGTAGTAAAGAGACGCTATTCAAGACTGAAAAATGAAGGAGACACATATCCCGACCTTATAATCATAGACGGCGGGAAGGGTCAGCTCTCCGCCGCAAAAGGCGCTCTTGACGAAGTGGGCGTGAAAATACCCCTCATATCCGTTGCGAAAAAAGAGGAGGAAATTTTTGTCCCCGGGTTTTCGCATCCGCTTCCACTGAAAAGGACTGAAAAAGCCTCCCTTTTCATACAGGAGATACGCGATGAGGCGCACCGTTTTGCAATAACCTACAACCGTCTTTTAAAGTCCAAAGAGATAGAAGAGGATAAATAA
- a CDS encoding PAS domain S-box protein: MCFSVENSVDEIYWITRDMRVIYANERACSSMGYSLDEILSKKVDELRPENEAKRLKNQWNEIFSGKKSYIYETYHKRSDGSTYPVESHASYFRSDVLKFSCIYSRDITDRKKYEGKLKQSEKEKTLILNTIHENLVFYDCNFKIIWANKDPADSLNMKPEDLVGKICYKLWYNRDSPCEGCTVLKAINTKKPLVEEKTRSGGKRINVKVAAYPVFDENNQVIGAVESVLDISKRKKAEKALEISEKQYKELFSTMNNGFVLHKIITDENGIPCDYRFLEINPAFEKMTGLKAQDIRGKTFFELYPDEDKKSIERYGKIALSGIPEEFTEYNSIFGKYYKIYSYSPRKNQFAAIFTDITDIISLKKHQKQSLQQIEKNLEQLAILNDEIRNPLQTIIGYIMLGDFKYTSEVLEQTKVIDRLVNRLDQQWLESQKIRDFLRKHYNFD; this comes from the coding sequence TATTTATGCAAACGAAAGAGCATGCAGTTCCATGGGATATTCGCTTGATGAAATTCTGTCTAAAAAGGTAGATGAACTGCGTCCTGAAAATGAGGCAAAAAGACTGAAAAATCAGTGGAATGAGATATTTTCAGGCAAAAAAAGTTACATTTATGAAACATACCACAAAAGATCGGACGGGTCAACATATCCTGTAGAATCTCATGCGAGCTATTTCCGTTCGGATGTCCTTAAATTTTCATGCATTTATTCAAGGGATATAACCGATAGAAAAAAATATGAAGGAAAACTTAAGCAATCCGAAAAAGAAAAAACGCTTATTCTTAATACAATTCATGAAAACCTTGTATTTTATGACTGCAATTTCAAAATAATCTGGGCAAACAAAGACCCTGCTGATTCACTTAACATGAAACCCGAAGACCTTGTAGGAAAGATCTGCTATAAGCTGTGGTACAACCGCGATTCTCCCTGTGAGGGCTGCACAGTCCTAAAGGCCATAAACACAAAAAAGCCTCTTGTTGAAGAAAAAACAAGGTCCGGCGGGAAAAGAATAAATGTAAAAGTTGCAGCATATCCTGTTTTTGACGAAAATAACCAGGTTATAGGTGCAGTTGAATCTGTCCTTGACATATCCAAGAGAAAAAAGGCTGAAAAAGCTCTGGAAATAAGTGAAAAACAGTATAAAGAACTTTTCTCCACAATGAACAACGGATTCGTACTTCATAAAATTATTACTGATGAAAACGGTATTCCATGTGACTACAGGTTTCTCGAGATAAACCCCGCATTTGAAAAGATGACCGGATTAAAAGCGCAGGATATCCGCGGCAAAACTTTTTTTGAACTATACCCTGATGAAGACAAAAAAAGCATTGAAAGGTACGGAAAAATTGCACTGTCAGGTATACCTGAAGAGTTTACAGAGTACAACAGTATTTTCGGGAAATATTATAAGATATATTCATATTCACCAAGGAAAAATCAGTTTGCAGCAATATTCACGGACATAACCGATATAATAAGCCTGAAAAAGCACCAGAAACAGTCTCTTCAGCAGATCGAAAAAAACCTGGAGCAGCTCGCCATATTAAACGACGAAATAAGAAATCCCCTACAGACAATAATCGGGTATATAATGCTCGGGGATTTCAAATATACCTCTGAAGTTTTGGAGCAGACCAAAGTAATAGACAGGCTTGTAAACCGCCTGGACCAGCAGTGGCTTGAATCACAGAAAATCAGGGATTTTTTGCGGAAACATTACAATTTTGACTAA
- a CDS encoding DUF5591 domain-containing protein: protein MQNIRDNDYKTGKYVLDKKGEKIEIYDPPFYRTEFEDAYRFIINDYVIPEKEIAIFIPCALRKPYSQSPSHKLFHRIIDDVFTKERYHLVIFGTCGTVPAELELMYPYSNYHYMLGKCTDDRERKDFHRIEVYRLEGYLEKTRDTYSKRIAYCIGPFRKALVEACRKTGTEMILLPSDPMIEKMYDIDCPFPEGSLSMNEYISEFREGLLSLK from the coding sequence ATGCAGAACATAAGGGACAATGACTATAAAACCGGAAAATACGTTTTAGATAAAAAAGGAGAGAAAATTGAGATATATGATCCCCCTTTCTACCGCACTGAATTCGAGGACGCATACAGGTTTATAATAAATGACTATGTAATTCCCGAAAAAGAGATTGCGATATTCATACCGTGCGCACTGAGAAAACCGTACAGCCAGAGCCCAAGCCATAAACTATTTCACAGGATAATCGATGATGTCTTTACAAAAGAAAGATATCACCTTGTAATATTCGGTACATGCGGGACTGTCCCCGCCGAGCTTGAACTAATGTATCCTTATTCAAACTATCACTATATGCTCGGCAAGTGCACGGACGACAGGGAAAGAAAGGATTTTCACAGGATAGAGGTCTACAGGCTGGAAGGTTATCTTGAGAAGACAAGAGACACATACAGTAAAAGAATCGCCTATTGCATCGGGCCTTTCAGAAAGGCTCTTGTTGAGGCATGCAGAAAAACCGGTACTGAAATGATTCTGTTGCCTTCTGATCCAATGATAGAAAAAATGTATGATATAGACTGCCCGTTTCCTGAAGGGAGCCTTTCGATGAATGAATATATAAGCGAATTCCGTGAAGGTCTTTTGTCGCTGAAATAA
- the uvrB gene encoding excinuclease ABC subunit UvrB, translating to MHKTDYRFKLVSGFSPKGSQPDAIESLSDGLKDNKRFQTLLGVTGSGKTFTVANIIQNYQRPTLVLAHNKTLAAQLYNEFREFFPENRVEYFVSYYDYYQPESYIPQRDQYIEKDAQINPKIEQMRLSATASLLSRKDVIVVASVSAIYGLGNPENFEKLGFELNTGDTIKRKTILKKLIDIQFERNDTELMPGRFRVKGDTIDIIPGYYNNIIRIELFGDEIENISEIEKVSGKKVESLDYFFVYPARHYVVPEDEIKGSIAGIKAELEERLKDLGPVEAHRLRQRTLYDMEMIEETGFCKGIENYSLYFDHRKKGEKPFCLLDYFPGDFLMIIDESHQTLPQVRGMYNGDRSRKEPLVNYGFRLPSAFDNRPLVFAEFEQYMHSVIFVSATPGKYESEHSENTAEQIIRPTGLVDPAVFVRQTEGQMSDVLGEIKKTIARKNRVLITTLTKKLAEELTDFLAEKGVKTRYLHSDIDTIERTEIIRQLRLGKFDVLVGINLLREGIDIPEIGFIGILDADKEGFLRDARSLIQIIGRAARNSDSYVVLYADKMTDSMKTAIGETERRRRIQTEYNSVHGITPKTIVKPVREKEVDITDAKHVPKKEIPNLIIELEQEMYSAADSLDFERAIKLRDSIKKIKKESGI from the coding sequence ATGCATAAAACTGACTACCGGTTTAAACTTGTCAGCGGCTTCAGTCCGAAGGGCTCCCAGCCCGATGCAATAGAAAGCCTTTCGGACGGGTTAAAGGACAATAAAAGGTTTCAGACACTCCTTGGCGTCACAGGCTCAGGGAAAACGTTTACCGTTGCAAACATTATCCAAAACTACCAGAGGCCGACTCTTGTCCTCGCCCACAACAAAACTCTTGCAGCCCAGCTTTACAACGAGTTCAGGGAATTTTTTCCGGAAAACAGGGTGGAGTACTTCGTCTCATATTACGACTACTACCAGCCTGAGTCATACATCCCGCAGAGAGACCAGTACATAGAAAAAGATGCCCAGATAAATCCGAAAATAGAGCAGATGAGGCTTTCTGCCACGGCTTCGCTTTTATCCAGAAAAGATGTCATAGTCGTCGCATCAGTTTCAGCGATATACGGTCTCGGCAACCCTGAAAATTTTGAAAAGCTTGGTTTCGAGCTTAACACAGGCGACACCATAAAACGAAAAACAATTCTTAAAAAACTTATAGATATCCAGTTCGAAAGAAACGACACCGAGCTTATGCCGGGAAGGTTCAGGGTCAAAGGGGACACTATCGATATAATACCCGGGTATTATAACAACATAATAAGAATAGAGCTTTTCGGGGATGAAATAGAGAATATCTCGGAAATAGAAAAGGTCTCCGGAAAGAAAGTCGAAAGTCTTGATTATTTTTTCGTGTATCCTGCAAGACACTATGTTGTTCCAGAAGACGAAATAAAAGGGTCAATAGCCGGGATTAAGGCAGAACTTGAGGAAAGGCTTAAGGACCTCGGCCCGGTGGAAGCGCACAGGCTGAGACAGAGGACTCTTTACGATATGGAAATGATAGAAGAAACAGGGTTCTGCAAAGGAATCGAGAACTATTCCCTCTATTTTGACCACAGGAAAAAAGGTGAAAAACCTTTCTGTCTTCTGGATTATTTCCCCGGCGACTTTCTGATGATAATCGACGAAAGCCACCAGACCCTTCCCCAGGTCAGAGGGATGTACAACGGGGACAGGTCCCGAAAAGAGCCGCTTGTAAACTACGGATTCAGGCTGCCTTCGGCGTTTGACAACAGGCCGCTTGTCTTCGCAGAGTTTGAGCAGTACATGCACAGTGTTATATTTGTCTCAGCAACTCCGGGAAAATATGAATCAGAGCATTCCGAAAATACGGCTGAACAGATTATAAGGCCAACCGGACTTGTAGACCCCGCCGTCTTTGTAAGACAGACGGAAGGCCAGATGTCTGACGTTCTGGGAGAAATAAAAAAGACAATAGCAAGGAAAAACAGGGTCCTTATTACAACGCTCACCAAAAAACTTGCCGAAGAGCTTACCGACTTTCTTGCCGAAAAAGGTGTTAAAACCAGATATCTTCATTCCGATATCGACACAATCGAAAGGACGGAAATAATAAGGCAGCTGAGGCTCGGCAAGTTCGATGTTCTTGTCGGGATTAATCTTTTGAGGGAGGGTATCGACATCCCTGAAATCGGGTTCATAGGTATACTTGACGCTGACAAAGAGGGATTTTTGCGGGACGCAAGAAGCCTCATCCAGATAATCGGGCGTGCGGCAAGAAATTCGGATTCATACGTAGTTTTGTATGCAGACAAAATGACCGACTCCATGAAGACTGCCATCGGGGAGACTGAAAGGCGCAGGAGAATTCAGACTGAATACAACAGTGTCCACGGGATTACCCCAAAGACCATCGTAAAACCTGTCCGAGAAAAAGAGGTCGACATAACAGACGCAAAGCACGTCCCGAAGAAAGAAATTCCAAACCTTATAATAGAACTCGAACAGGAGATGTACTCGGCAGCGGACTCCCTTGATTTTGAGAGGGCAATAAAGCTAAGGGACAGTATAAAGAAGATTAAAAAGGAATCAGGAATTTAG
- a CDS encoding FKBP-type peptidyl-prolyl cis-trans isomerase, whose protein sequence is MFSIESAGPKDTILVRFTSRTPDGEIFESSEDGDVQKICLGEGRINPVFEKAFTGMKPGEKKEVVLTADKAYGEYKKRLVFKLRKSGLNLTCDPKPGDLVTIKLPTGQKSLVKILDITTKSIKVDANHPMAGKDLIYELELVEIVSEKR, encoded by the coding sequence GTGTTTTCTATAGAATCCGCAGGCCCGAAAGATACTATACTGGTCAGATTTACAAGCAGAACTCCTGACGGGGAAATATTTGAATCTTCTGAAGACGGTGATGTCCAGAAAATATGTCTTGGAGAAGGCCGGATAAATCCCGTGTTTGAAAAAGCTTTTACCGGGATGAAACCCGGTGAGAAGAAAGAGGTAGTCCTTACTGCCGATAAGGCATACGGAGAATATAAAAAACGCCTTGTTTTCAAACTGCGAAAATCCGGGCTTAATCTTACGTGTGACCCGAAACCGGGGGATCTGGTTACAATAAAACTTCCGACAGGACAGAAGTCTCTTGTAAAAATTCTTGATATAACCACCAAATCAATAAAAGTAGATGCAAATCATCCTATGGCCGGAAAAGACCTCATATATGAACTTGAACTGGTAGAAATTGTGAGTGAGAAGAGATAA
- a CDS encoding DNA-deoxyinosine glycosylase: MKTPRTGLLPVSGKKPKVLILGSFPGEVSIEKNQYYANKRNHFWKLLEITLNIDFDLSYERKTEAVRSSGIALWDVVYTCDRVKSMDGSIKNVVPNDIFGFIKSHNSIRAVFLNGITGAGRLFFRYHKNFSDVFPGIQVITLPSSSPANALYSFEEKAERWAVIRDYVR, from the coding sequence ATGAAGACTCCACGTACCGGTCTTCTTCCTGTTTCCGGTAAAAAACCCAAAGTTTTAATCCTCGGAAGTTTTCCGGGTGAAGTCTCGATTGAAAAGAATCAGTACTATGCAAACAAAAGGAACCACTTCTGGAAACTGCTTGAAATAACTCTCAACATTGATTTCGACCTTTCCTATGAAAGAAAAACGGAAGCTGTCAGGTCATCAGGTATTGCCCTGTGGGACGTCGTTTATACATGTGACAGGGTAAAAAGCATGGATGGAAGCATAAAAAATGTAGTTCCTAATGATATTTTTGGCTTCATTAAGTCCCATAATAGTATAAGGGCCGTTTTTTTAAACGGGATAACCGGTGCAGGCAGACTATTCTTCAGGTATCATAAGAATTTTTCAGACGTTTTTCCAGGTATTCAGGTTATTACCCTTCCCTCATCAAGTCCTGCAAATGCACTATATAGTTTTGAGGAAAAAGCAGAACGCTGGGCTGTCATCAGGGATTACGTAAGATAA